Proteins co-encoded in one Salarias fasciatus chromosome 4, fSalaFa1.1, whole genome shotgun sequence genomic window:
- the arhgap23a gene encoding rho GTPase-activating protein 23 isoform X6: protein MPAAMLPCPAPAGSDWSFQNPVGVDCSSPEPRCIWLAVLRGTAGPPPAPAPSAMPTGHSQSFHLPRAKGRRDGLSSASDNPRPPMATRPGREGVGMGWKGPRTLVLHKNSQGFGFTLRHFIVYPPESALHTNLKDEENGNGKGCEKGRLEPMDTIFVKNVRDKGPAHQAGLCTGDRLVKVNGESVLGKTYSQVIALIQNSESVLELSIMPKDEDVLQLVSAYSQDAYLTGNEPYAGGAENLPPPPPLCYPRAKTTPLVGSPLSAPMGQNQLDNWSRWPGSSSPSSPLDNRSAVGSPASWQEGRAGEPGGVGHSSPAHRTEEIQYGMTSQQPQGQTRGRSYSSSSSSGGPLSSPLQVHYPNHHGGSSSQAPPRKSGPAWTSPPLPQVGHGRSERCQQALSDWYYSQQPERPGRSMQTRHRSYSQDRLIDSRRQQQRSGAWPHSASQDTLLLLQQSGPGPQGEPYWSYGDWEGGPGRGQQVSSYTRTRSENLLAQYDRHGRSLETLDRAAAGLVSPRFERPSWHQQASQPPPRTDVYPRPGGHFSAAQAAPPPPLRHSQPHSKHHAQAPPQPQQAAPQSRRLPAGQSVDDQPVGYRSYSPSFYRKTGRIMQQAHSFRDPSYSGPHLNWNPEGTAAPVAASAASPLASESPDRAYRPTNHERERVEAAEAAQTQEVVMRQKPPTGRRNAHGVRNPHYALAMDGLEPSLFSPDPKDSASSTPGSAGDAAPRKPNGSLAPLPIEDDSLASIPFIGSIKSSRRSSYLLAITAERSKSCDEGLNTFREEGRILRLPKRVKSFFTDGSLDNLGTAEEVRSKRHSTSELGNITYSDVRREGWLHFKQILTEKGKKVGSGMRPWKRVFSVLRSHSLFLYKDKREAVLRGATIGGSAEDEQPISIRGCLVDIAYSETKRKHALRLTTQDFCEYLLQAEDREDMLDWIKVIRENSKTDSEELGFSRQALINKKLNDYRKQSPTAGKPDSSPRMPRMKPPFLLNKTENAAGAPRSPKPEGKEESSPPKSPWGINIMKKTKKAGPKAFGVRLEECQPGANNKFIPMIVEICCGLVEEMGLEYTGIYRVPGNNALVSLLQEQLNKGVDINPAEEKWQDLNVVSSLLKSFFRKLPEPLFTNDKYNDFIDANRMENASERLKTMKKLIRDLPDHYYHTLKFLVCHLKTVADNSDKNKMEPRNLALVFGPTLVRTSEDNMKDMVTHMPDRYKIVETLIQHCDWFFTEESDKDEKTPVDTEDVQPVPNIDHLLSNIGRTALLGEASDSTNSDSAKSKGSWGSKKDLTAKDFLTLSIMSAVTGRKRRKRHNARRVGSSTDDDSEHEPGKAGRLGAEEEEEEEEEEEEAESPVGDTAPRAEGEEDEEDEEEEEEEDEDEEVVEGGTKEEVEEEAAPAAAAGPPRRKEEEEAGGRPAAVLLSEEEGPAEGKGPRWRAPDDARSIVSGYSTLSTLGRSLGSEGRGDDADDEHSELVSETDNESGFASRSLTQERPDKTPASAPPPAAGAPPPRSFLYTHCKPPAVTPAGPPAPPAALTVTPDGGEGGARSATPSSSSFSSSSASQRLHSRPSFNSHKLIQCDTLARKKAKARSLDLLELSGAGPGEGGASPGQEPAPRGRRDASRTNPSSGSSQESLRPARPRAAPPPSEAASFAPAGPAGGRSLAEQVRARLLGSADDLRSVGLRKPLSPETRRKRRAWRRHTVVASPTEASEKRPPLAVTEFPLSPVAAGQGKAGPDHGPAGRQVPPSRFHQYL, encoded by the exons ACTTCATCGTTTACCCTCCAGAGTCCGCCCTGCACACCAACCTCAAG GATGAGGAGAACGGGAACGGGAAGG GGTGTGAGAAAGGTCGCCTGGAGCCGATGGACACCATATTTGTGAAGAATGTCAGGGACAAAGGTCCGGCCCACCAGGCGGGCCTGTGCACAG GGGACCGGCTGGTGAAGGTGAACGGGGAGAGCGTTCTGGGGAAGACGTACTCGCAGGTGATCGCCCTCATTCAGAACAG TGAGAGTGTGCTGGAGCTCTCCATTATGCCAAAAGACGAAGACGTGCTTCAGTTGGTAAGT GCGTACTCCCAGGATGCCTACCTGACGGGGAACGAGCCCTACGCCGGGGGAGCGGAGAacctcccgccgccgcctcccttATGTTACCCCCGCGCCAAGACCACGCCCCTGGTCGGATCCCCCCTGTCGGCGCCCATGGGCCAGAACCAGCTGGATAACTGGAGTCGCTGGCCAGGCTCTTCCAGCCCCTCGTCACCTCTGGACAACCGCTCCGCCGTGGGCAGCCCCGCCAGCTGGCAGGAGGGGCGAGCGGGCGAGCCCGGCGGCGTGGGCCACAGCAGTCCGGCCCACCGCACGGAGGAGATCCAGTACGGCATGACCAGCCAGCAGCCTCAGGGCCAGACCAGGGGGCGCTCctactcttcctcctcgtcctcgggaGGCCCTCTGTCCAGCCCGCTGCAGGTCCACTACCCCAACCACCATGGCGGCAGCTCCTCGCAGGCTCCGCCGCGCAAGTCGGGCCCGGCGTGGACCAGCCCGCCGCTCCCTCAGGTGGGCCACGGCCGCAGCGAGCGCTGCCAGCAGGCCCTCTCCGACTGGTACTACAGCCAGCAGCCCGAGCGCCCGGGCCGCAGCATGCAGACCCGGCACCGCAGCTACTCCCAGGACCGCCTCATCGACTcccgccgccagcagcagcggtCGGGCGCCTGGCCGCACAGCGCCTCCCAGgacaccctgctgctgctgcagcagtccgGGCCCGGTCCGCAGGGGGAGCCCTACTGGTCCTACGGAGACTGGGAGGGGGGCCCGGGCAGGGGCCAGCAGGTCTCCAGCTACACACGGACGCGCTCGGAGAACCTCCTGGCCCAGTACGACCGCCACGGCCGCTCGCTGGAGACGTTGGACCGGGCGGCAGCTGGCCTGGTCTCGCCTCGGTTCGAGAGGCCGTCGTGGCACCAGCAGGCCTCCCAGCCTCCCCCGAGGACAGACGTCTACCCTCGGCCGGGGGGCCACTTCAGCGCGGCGCaggccgcgccgccgccgccgctccggcacTCCCAGccccactccaaacaccacgCCCAGGCCCCCCCGCAGCCCCAGCAGGCGGCGCCGCAGAGCCGGCGGCTTCCCGCGGGGCAGAGCGTGGACGACCAGCCGGTGGGCTACCGCAGCTACAGCCCCTCGTTCTACCGCAAGACGGGCCGCATCATGCAGCAGGCTCACTCCTTCAGGGACCCCTCGTACTCCGGCCCCCACTTGAACTGGAACCCGGAGGGCACGGCGGCGCCCgtcgccgcctccgccgcctccccgcTCGCCTCCGAGTCCCCGGACCGCGCCTACAGGCCCACCAACCACGAGAGAGAACgggtggaggcggcggaggcggcgcaGACTCAGGAGGTGGTGATGAGGCAGAAGCCCCCCACCGGGCGGAGGAACGCCCACGGCGTGCGGAACCCCCACTACGCCCTGGCCATGGACGGGCTGGAaccctctctgttttctcccgACCCCAAagactccgcctcctccaccccgggCTCCGCAGGAGACGCGGCCCCGCGCAAACCAAACGGCAGCCTGGCCCCCCTCCCCATCGAGGACGACTCTCTGGCCTCCATCCCGTTCATAG GCAGTATTAAATCCAGTCGCCGTTCCTCCTATCTTCTAGCCATCACCGCCGAGCGCTCAAAGTCATGTGACGAGGGACTCAACACGTTCAGGGAGGAGGGACGCATCCT GAGACTTCCTAAACGAGTGAAGAGCTTCTTCACAGACGGG tctCTGGACAACCTGGGGACGGCGGAGGAGGTCCGCTCCAAGCGCCACTCCACGTCGGAGCTGGGAAACATCACGTACAGCGACGTGCGGCGGGAGGGATGGCTGCACTTCAAACAGATCCTGACCGAGAAGGGCAAG AAGGTGGGCAGCGGCATGCGTCCGTGGAAGCGGGTCTTTTCGGTCCTCCGCTCCCACTCGCTGTTCCTCTACAAGGACAAGCGGGAGGCGGTGCTCCGCGGCGCCACCATCGGCGGCTCGGCCGAGGACGAGCAGCCCATCAGCATCCGCGGCTGCCTGGTGGACATCGCCTACAGCGAGACCAAGCGCAAGCACGCCCTCCGGCTCACCACCCAGGACTTCTGCGAGTACCtgctgcaggcggaggaccgcgaGGACATGCTGGACTGGATCAAGGTCATCAGGGAGAACAGCAAGACCGACagcgag GAGCTCGGATTTTCCAGACAGGCGCTGATCAATAAGAAGCTGAATGATTACAGGAAGCAAAG TCCAACGGCCGGAAAGCCGGACTCGTCTCCCCGGATGCCGCGCATGAAGCCGCCGTTCCTCCTCAACAAGACGGAAAACGCTGCCGGAGCTCCGCGATCCCCGAAACCAGAGGGTAAAG AGGAGAGCAGCCCGCCCAAGTCTCCGTGGGGAATCAACATcatgaagaagacgaagaaggcGGGGCCCAAAGCCTTCGGCGTGCGGTTAGAGGAGTGTCAGCCCGGAGCCAACAACAAG TTCATCCCCATGATCGTGGAGATCTGCTGCGGCCTTGTGGAGGAGATGGGCCTGGAGTACACCGGGATCTACCGGGTCCCCGGGAACAACGCGCTGGTgtcgctgctgcaggagcagctcaaCAAGGGCGTCGACATCAACCCGGCCGAGGAG AAGTGGCAGGACCTCAACGTCGTCAGCAGTTTGCTCAAGTCCTTCTTCAGGAAACTTCCGGAGCCGCTCTTCACGAACG ACAAGTACAACGACTTCATCGACGCCAATCGGATGGAAAACGCGTCAGAGCGACTGAAGACCATGAAGAAACTC ATTCGAGACCTCCCCGATCATTACTACCACACTCTGAAGTTCCTGGTCTGTCACTTGAAGACGGTCGCCGACAACTCCGACAAAAACAAG ATGGAGCCTCGGAACCTGGCTCTGGTCTTCGGCCCCACGCTGGTTCGGACGTCCGAGGACAACATGAAAGACATGGTGACGCACATGCCCGACCGCTACAAGATCGTGGAAACGCTCATCCAACAC TGCGACTGGTTTTTCACCGAGGAGTCGGACAAGGATGAGAAG ACGCCGGTGGACACGGAGGACGTGCAGCCCGTCCCCAACATCGACCACCTGCTGTCCAACATCGGCCGGACCGCCCTGCTCGGGGAGGCCTCAG ACTCAACCAACAGTGACTCTGCGAAATCAAAG GGGTCGTGGGGGTCAAAGAAGGACCTGACGGCCAAGGACTTCCTGACTCTGTCCATCATGTCTGCCGTCACCGGGCGCAAGCGCAGGAAGCGCCACAACGCCCGCCGCGTGGGCAGCAGCACCGACGACGACTCCGAGCACGAGCCCGGCAAGGCGGGGCGACTGggggccgaggaggaggaggaggaggaggaggaggaagaggaggcggagtcGCCGGTGGGAGACACGGCTCCTCGcgcagagggagaggaggacgaggaagacgaggaagaagaggaggaggaggacgaggatgaggaaGTCGTAGAAGGCGGAACGAaagaggaggtggaagaggaggcggcgccggcggcggctgCCGGTCCGCCCCGCcgcaaagaggaagaggaggcgggaGGAAGGCCGGCGGCCGTGCTGCtgtcggaggaggagggccCGGCAGAGGGGAAGGGGCCGCGGTGGCGAGCGCCGGACGACGCCCGCTCCATCGTGTCCGGCTACTCCACCCTGTCCACGCTGGGGCGGAGCCTGGGctcggaggggaggggggacgaCGCGGACGACGAGCACAGCGAGCTGGTGAGCGAGACGGACAACGAGAGCGGCTTCGCCTCGCGCTCGCTCACCCAGGAGAGACCCGACAAGACGCCCGCCAGCGCCCCGCCCCCGGCCGCCGGCGCCCCGCCCCCACGCAGCTTCCTCTACACTCACTGCAAACCCCCCGCGGTCACGCCCGCCGggccccccgccccgcccgccgCTCTCACGGTCACTCCGGACGGCGGCGAGGGCGGCGCCCGCTCCGCCACGCCGTCGTCCTCGTccttctcctcgtcctccgcctCCCAGCGGCTCCACTCCCGCCCCTCCTTCAACTCCCACAAGCTCATCCAGTGCGACACGCTGGCCCGCAAGAAGGCCAAGGCCCgctccctggacctgctggagctgtcgggggcggggccgggagAGGGCGGGGCCAGCCCGGGCCAGGAGCCCGCccccagagggaggagggacgcCTCCAGGACCAACCCCTCCTCGGGCAGCAGCCAGGAGAGCCTGCGTCCGGCCCGGCCCCGagcggccccgccccccagcgAGGCCGCCTCCTTCGCCCCCGCCGGCCCGGCGGGCGGCCGCTCCCTCGCCGAGCAGGTGCGCGCCCGCCTGCTGGGCTCGGCCGACGACCTGCGCAGCGTGGGGCTGCGGAAGCCGCTGTCGCCCGAGACGCGCAGGAAGAGGCGGGCGTGGCGCCGGCACACCGTGGTGGCCTCCCCCACCGAGGCGTCGGAGAAGAGGCCCCCCCTCGCCGTCACCGAGTTCCCCCTGTCCCCCGTCGCCGCCGGCCAGGGCAAAGCCGGGCCCGACCACGGGCCGGCCGGGCGTCAGGTGCCCCCCTCTCGCTTCCACCAGTACCTGTGA
- the arhgap23a gene encoding rho GTPase-activating protein 23 isoform X2, with protein MPAAMLPCPAPAGSDWSFQNPVGVDCSSPEPRCIWLAVLRGTAGPPPAPAPSAMPTGHSQSFHLPRAKGRRDGLSSASDNPRPPMATRPGREGVGMGWKGPRTLVLHKNSQGFGFTLRHFIVYPPESALHTNLKDEENGNGKGCEKGRLEPMDTIFVKNVRDKGPAHQAGLCTGDRLVKVNGESVLGKTYSQVIALIQNSESVLELSIMPKDEDVLQLAYSQDAYLTGNEPYAGGAENLPPPPPLCYPRAKTTPLVGSPLSAPMGQNQLDNWSRWPGSSSPSSPLDNRSAVGSPASWQEGRAGEPGGVGHSSPAHRTEEIQYGMTSQQPQGQTRGRSYSSSSSSGGPLSSPLQVHYPNHHGGSSSQAPPRKSGPAWTSPPLPQVGHGRSERCQQALSDWYYSQQPERPGRSMQTRHRSYSQDRLIDSRRQQQRSGAWPHSASQDTLLLLQQSGPGPQGEPYWSYGDWEGGPGRGQQVSSYTRTRSENLLAQYDRHGRSLETLDRAAAGLVSPRFERPSWHQQASQPPPRTDVYPRPGGHFSAAQAAPPPPLRHSQPHSKHHAQAPPQPQQAAPQSRRLPAGQSVDDQPVGYRSYSPSFYRKTGRIMQQAHSFRDPSYSGPHLNWNPEGTAAPVAASAASPLASESPDRAYRPTNHERERVEAAEAAQTQEVVMRQKPPTGRRNAHGVRNPHYALAMDGLEPSLFSPDPKDSASSTPGSAGDAAPRKPNGSLAPLPIEDDSLASIPFIDEPTSPGADLRARHVPASSVVSSGMTSAPAVATSPASPTFTFPLTRLFSHDCSSIKSSRRSSYLLAITAERSKSCDEGLNTFREEGRILRLPKRVKSFFTDGSLDNLGTAEEVRSKRHSTSELGNITYSDVRREGWLHFKQILTEKGKKVGSGMRPWKRVFSVLRSHSLFLYKDKREAVLRGATIGGSAEDEQPISIRGCLVDIAYSETKRKHALRLTTQDFCEYLLQAEDREDMLDWIKVIRENSKTDSEELGFSRQALINKKLNDYRKQSPTAGKPDSSPRMPRMKPPFLLNKTENAAGAPRSPKPEGKEESSPPKSPWGINIMKKTKKAGPKAFGVRLEECQPGANNKFIPMIVEICCGLVEEMGLEYTGIYRVPGNNALVSLLQEQLNKGVDINPAEEKWQDLNVVSSLLKSFFRKLPEPLFTNDKYNDFIDANRMENASERLKTMKKLIRDLPDHYYHTLKFLVCHLKTVADNSDKNKMEPRNLALVFGPTLVRTSEDNMKDMVTHMPDRYKIVETLIQHCDWFFTEESDKDEKTPVDTEDVQPVPNIDHLLSNIGRTALLGEASDSTNSDSAKSKGSWGSKKDLTAKDFLTLSIMSAVTGRKRRKRHNARRVGSSTDDDSEHEPGKAGRLGAEEEEEEEEEEEEAESPVGDTAPRAEGEEDEEDEEEEEEEDEDEEVVEGGTKEEVEEEAAPAAAAGPPRRKEEEEAGGRPAAVLLSEEEGPAEGKGPRWRAPDDARSIVSGYSTLSTLGRSLGSEGRGDDADDEHSELVSETDNESGFASRSLTQERPDKTPASAPPPAAGAPPPRSFLYTHCKPPAVTPAGPPAPPAALTVTPDGGEGGARSATPSSSSFSSSSASQRLHSRPSFNSHKLIQCDTLARKKAKARSLDLLELSGAGPGEGGASPGQEPAPRGRRDASRTNPSSGSSQESLRPARPRAAPPPSEAASFAPAGPAGGRSLAEQVRARLLGSADDLRSVGLRKPLSPETRRKRRAWRRHTVVASPTEASEKRPPLAVTEFPLSPVAAGQGKAGPDHGPAGRQVPPSRFHQYL; from the exons ACTTCATCGTTTACCCTCCAGAGTCCGCCCTGCACACCAACCTCAAG GATGAGGAGAACGGGAACGGGAAGG GGTGTGAGAAAGGTCGCCTGGAGCCGATGGACACCATATTTGTGAAGAATGTCAGGGACAAAGGTCCGGCCCACCAGGCGGGCCTGTGCACAG GGGACCGGCTGGTGAAGGTGAACGGGGAGAGCGTTCTGGGGAAGACGTACTCGCAGGTGATCGCCCTCATTCAGAACAG TGAGAGTGTGCTGGAGCTCTCCATTATGCCAAAAGACGAAGACGTGCTTCAGTTG GCGTACTCCCAGGATGCCTACCTGACGGGGAACGAGCCCTACGCCGGGGGAGCGGAGAacctcccgccgccgcctcccttATGTTACCCCCGCGCCAAGACCACGCCCCTGGTCGGATCCCCCCTGTCGGCGCCCATGGGCCAGAACCAGCTGGATAACTGGAGTCGCTGGCCAGGCTCTTCCAGCCCCTCGTCACCTCTGGACAACCGCTCCGCCGTGGGCAGCCCCGCCAGCTGGCAGGAGGGGCGAGCGGGCGAGCCCGGCGGCGTGGGCCACAGCAGTCCGGCCCACCGCACGGAGGAGATCCAGTACGGCATGACCAGCCAGCAGCCTCAGGGCCAGACCAGGGGGCGCTCctactcttcctcctcgtcctcgggaGGCCCTCTGTCCAGCCCGCTGCAGGTCCACTACCCCAACCACCATGGCGGCAGCTCCTCGCAGGCTCCGCCGCGCAAGTCGGGCCCGGCGTGGACCAGCCCGCCGCTCCCTCAGGTGGGCCACGGCCGCAGCGAGCGCTGCCAGCAGGCCCTCTCCGACTGGTACTACAGCCAGCAGCCCGAGCGCCCGGGCCGCAGCATGCAGACCCGGCACCGCAGCTACTCCCAGGACCGCCTCATCGACTcccgccgccagcagcagcggtCGGGCGCCTGGCCGCACAGCGCCTCCCAGgacaccctgctgctgctgcagcagtccgGGCCCGGTCCGCAGGGGGAGCCCTACTGGTCCTACGGAGACTGGGAGGGGGGCCCGGGCAGGGGCCAGCAGGTCTCCAGCTACACACGGACGCGCTCGGAGAACCTCCTGGCCCAGTACGACCGCCACGGCCGCTCGCTGGAGACGTTGGACCGGGCGGCAGCTGGCCTGGTCTCGCCTCGGTTCGAGAGGCCGTCGTGGCACCAGCAGGCCTCCCAGCCTCCCCCGAGGACAGACGTCTACCCTCGGCCGGGGGGCCACTTCAGCGCGGCGCaggccgcgccgccgccgccgctccggcacTCCCAGccccactccaaacaccacgCCCAGGCCCCCCCGCAGCCCCAGCAGGCGGCGCCGCAGAGCCGGCGGCTTCCCGCGGGGCAGAGCGTGGACGACCAGCCGGTGGGCTACCGCAGCTACAGCCCCTCGTTCTACCGCAAGACGGGCCGCATCATGCAGCAGGCTCACTCCTTCAGGGACCCCTCGTACTCCGGCCCCCACTTGAACTGGAACCCGGAGGGCACGGCGGCGCCCgtcgccgcctccgccgcctccccgcTCGCCTCCGAGTCCCCGGACCGCGCCTACAGGCCCACCAACCACGAGAGAGAACgggtggaggcggcggaggcggcgcaGACTCAGGAGGTGGTGATGAGGCAGAAGCCCCCCACCGGGCGGAGGAACGCCCACGGCGTGCGGAACCCCCACTACGCCCTGGCCATGGACGGGCTGGAaccctctctgttttctcccgACCCCAAagactccgcctcctccaccccgggCTCCGCAGGAGACGCGGCCCCGCGCAAACCAAACGGCAGCCTGGCCCCCCTCCCCATCGAGGACGACTCTCTGGCCTCCATCCCGTTCATAG ACGAGCCAACCAGCCCCGGCGCTGACTTGCGCGCCCGCCACGTGCCGGCGTCCTCCGTGGTGTCCAGCGGCATGACTTCTGCGCCCGCCGTGGCCACCAGCCCCGCCTCCCCCACCTTCACCTTTCCCCTCACTAGGCTCTTCTCACACGACTGCA GCAGTATTAAATCCAGTCGCCGTTCCTCCTATCTTCTAGCCATCACCGCCGAGCGCTCAAAGTCATGTGACGAGGGACTCAACACGTTCAGGGAGGAGGGACGCATCCT GAGACTTCCTAAACGAGTGAAGAGCTTCTTCACAGACGGG tctCTGGACAACCTGGGGACGGCGGAGGAGGTCCGCTCCAAGCGCCACTCCACGTCGGAGCTGGGAAACATCACGTACAGCGACGTGCGGCGGGAGGGATGGCTGCACTTCAAACAGATCCTGACCGAGAAGGGCAAG AAGGTGGGCAGCGGCATGCGTCCGTGGAAGCGGGTCTTTTCGGTCCTCCGCTCCCACTCGCTGTTCCTCTACAAGGACAAGCGGGAGGCGGTGCTCCGCGGCGCCACCATCGGCGGCTCGGCCGAGGACGAGCAGCCCATCAGCATCCGCGGCTGCCTGGTGGACATCGCCTACAGCGAGACCAAGCGCAAGCACGCCCTCCGGCTCACCACCCAGGACTTCTGCGAGTACCtgctgcaggcggaggaccgcgaGGACATGCTGGACTGGATCAAGGTCATCAGGGAGAACAGCAAGACCGACagcgag GAGCTCGGATTTTCCAGACAGGCGCTGATCAATAAGAAGCTGAATGATTACAGGAAGCAAAG TCCAACGGCCGGAAAGCCGGACTCGTCTCCCCGGATGCCGCGCATGAAGCCGCCGTTCCTCCTCAACAAGACGGAAAACGCTGCCGGAGCTCCGCGATCCCCGAAACCAGAGGGTAAAG AGGAGAGCAGCCCGCCCAAGTCTCCGTGGGGAATCAACATcatgaagaagacgaagaaggcGGGGCCCAAAGCCTTCGGCGTGCGGTTAGAGGAGTGTCAGCCCGGAGCCAACAACAAG TTCATCCCCATGATCGTGGAGATCTGCTGCGGCCTTGTGGAGGAGATGGGCCTGGAGTACACCGGGATCTACCGGGTCCCCGGGAACAACGCGCTGGTgtcgctgctgcaggagcagctcaaCAAGGGCGTCGACATCAACCCGGCCGAGGAG AAGTGGCAGGACCTCAACGTCGTCAGCAGTTTGCTCAAGTCCTTCTTCAGGAAACTTCCGGAGCCGCTCTTCACGAACG ACAAGTACAACGACTTCATCGACGCCAATCGGATGGAAAACGCGTCAGAGCGACTGAAGACCATGAAGAAACTC ATTCGAGACCTCCCCGATCATTACTACCACACTCTGAAGTTCCTGGTCTGTCACTTGAAGACGGTCGCCGACAACTCCGACAAAAACAAG ATGGAGCCTCGGAACCTGGCTCTGGTCTTCGGCCCCACGCTGGTTCGGACGTCCGAGGACAACATGAAAGACATGGTGACGCACATGCCCGACCGCTACAAGATCGTGGAAACGCTCATCCAACAC TGCGACTGGTTTTTCACCGAGGAGTCGGACAAGGATGAGAAG ACGCCGGTGGACACGGAGGACGTGCAGCCCGTCCCCAACATCGACCACCTGCTGTCCAACATCGGCCGGACCGCCCTGCTCGGGGAGGCCTCAG ACTCAACCAACAGTGACTCTGCGAAATCAAAG GGGTCGTGGGGGTCAAAGAAGGACCTGACGGCCAAGGACTTCCTGACTCTGTCCATCATGTCTGCCGTCACCGGGCGCAAGCGCAGGAAGCGCCACAACGCCCGCCGCGTGGGCAGCAGCACCGACGACGACTCCGAGCACGAGCCCGGCAAGGCGGGGCGACTGggggccgaggaggaggaggaggaggaggaggaggaagaggaggcggagtcGCCGGTGGGAGACACGGCTCCTCGcgcagagggagaggaggacgaggaagacgaggaagaagaggaggaggaggacgaggatgaggaaGTCGTAGAAGGCGGAACGAaagaggaggtggaagaggaggcggcgccggcggcggctgCCGGTCCGCCCCGCcgcaaagaggaagaggaggcgggaGGAAGGCCGGCGGCCGTGCTGCtgtcggaggaggagggccCGGCAGAGGGGAAGGGGCCGCGGTGGCGAGCGCCGGACGACGCCCGCTCCATCGTGTCCGGCTACTCCACCCTGTCCACGCTGGGGCGGAGCCTGGGctcggaggggaggggggacgaCGCGGACGACGAGCACAGCGAGCTGGTGAGCGAGACGGACAACGAGAGCGGCTTCGCCTCGCGCTCGCTCACCCAGGAGAGACCCGACAAGACGCCCGCCAGCGCCCCGCCCCCGGCCGCCGGCGCCCCGCCCCCACGCAGCTTCCTCTACACTCACTGCAAACCCCCCGCGGTCACGCCCGCCGggccccccgccccgcccgccgCTCTCACGGTCACTCCGGACGGCGGCGAGGGCGGCGCCCGCTCCGCCACGCCGTCGTCCTCGTccttctcctcgtcctccgcctCCCAGCGGCTCCACTCCCGCCCCTCCTTCAACTCCCACAAGCTCATCCAGTGCGACACGCTGGCCCGCAAGAAGGCCAAGGCCCgctccctggacctgctggagctgtcgggggcggggccgggagAGGGCGGGGCCAGCCCGGGCCAGGAGCCCGCccccagagggaggagggacgcCTCCAGGACCAACCCCTCCTCGGGCAGCAGCCAGGAGAGCCTGCGTCCGGCCCGGCCCCGagcggccccgccccccagcgAGGCCGCCTCCTTCGCCCCCGCCGGCCCGGCGGGCGGCCGCTCCCTCGCCGAGCAGGTGCGCGCCCGCCTGCTGGGCTCGGCCGACGACCTGCGCAGCGTGGGGCTGCGGAAGCCGCTGTCGCCCGAGACGCGCAGGAAGAGGCGGGCGTGGCGCCGGCACACCGTGGTGGCCTCCCCCACCGAGGCGTCGGAGAAGAGGCCCCCCCTCGCCGTCACCGAGTTCCCCCTGTCCCCCGTCGCCGCCGGCCAGGGCAAAGCCGGGCCCGACCACGGGCCGGCCGGGCGTCAGGTGCCCCCCTCTCGCTTCCACCAGTACCTGTGA